GCGCTCGGCGTACTGCTGCCACTCGGCGGTGTCGCCGTAGCGCTGCCGCGCCTCGACCGGCCACCGCGGGTTCCATCCCGGCCCGAACGTCGCGGTCTGCTCCTCGGCGCTGAGGAGCAGACCGTGCTCGTGCGCGTCGACCATCCGATCGAGGCCATCGCGCAGCGACTCCAGATGGCGGATCCGCTCGACGACCTGCGTCCGCTGGTCCCGGAGCGCGGCGACGGTCGGGGTGCCCGGGTCGTCGATGACGCGTCGGATCTCGTCCAGCTCCAGCCCCAGCTCGCGGTAGACGACGATGCGGCGCAGCCGGTCGAGGTCGCTCGCCGCGTAGAGCCGGTATCCGGCAGCCGATCGGGAGGACGGGCTCGCGAGGTCGATCTCGTCCCAGTGGTGCAGCGTCCGGACCGTCAGGTCGAGGAGGGCAGCGGCCTGACCGACGGTCAGGTCCGCGGCATCGCGGTCATCGGGCACGGCCACCATCCTCCACGACGCCGGGGCCGCGTGCGGTGATGCCGATCGCCTCCAGGTTCCGGGCCGCCTCGCTGGCCGGATCGAAGGGCTTCGCGGCGGTGAGGACGACCCGCGCCCTCTCCGGCGTGATCACCTCGACATCCCGCGTGCCCCATGGCGTGTCCCGCGGCTCGCCGACCGCGCTCGGGTCCAGCGCCCGGCAGGCATCCGCGATCGCGTGGATCTGGTCCAGCACGCACGCGAAGCTGACGCTCAGCGCAGGCACCTGCGCCGGCGCCGACGTGGTCGGGATCAGCAGCACGTCCTGGAAGGCCCAGCGGCGCAGATGGACGAGCCGCGTCGGCACGCTGAACAGCTCGAAGAAGTCCAGGCCACGGGTCCAGAAGTTGACGGAGGCGGCCAGGTCGGTCGTGGGGATCGTCACGAAGGACGGCATCCCGTAGATCCCCCGGAACGGCTCAGGCGCGACCGCGTCGGGTCCGGGAGCGGGAACAGGGCTCACCTCGAAGGCGTCGTAGTACGTCATGCGCCCACGATCGGGCCTCACGCAGCGTGAGGGTCAAGCCGGGAAGCCGCGTGGCGGCCGGCACGACCTAGGCCCCGAGCAGCGCCCGGGTGCGCACCACGTCGTCGGTCATCTGGGCGATGAGCGGCTCGCGGCCCTCGTAGGCGACCATGCCGCGGATCCGGGCGACGAACACGACCTCGACCTCGTGGTCGTAGAGGTCAAGCGTCTGGTCGAGCACGAAGGCCTCGACAACACGCGGCCGGACGCCCGCGAAGGTCGGGTTGGTGCCGACCGAGATGGCGGACGGGTAGGTGCGGTCGCCGTCGCGGAGCCAGCCCGCGTAGACGCCGTCGGCGGGGATGAGGCCCTCGGCCTCGGGAGACAGGTTCGCGGTCGGGAAGCCGAGCTCGCGGCCGCGCTTCTCGCCGTGCACGACGACGCCTCGGACGGCGGGCGCGCGGCCGAGCAGCTCGGCGGCGGCCTCGACGTCGCCGCGGTCCATGAGGTCGCGGATCCACGTGGAGGAGACCTTGCGGCTGCCGTCGGGCATGACGTCGCCGACGACGACCGTGCGGAAGCCGTGCACCTCGCCGAGGCGCGTGAGCGTGGCGGCGTCGCCCGCGCCCTGCGCGCCGAAGCGAAAGTCCTCGCCCACGAGCACGACGCGGGCGCGGAGGGCGTCGACCAGCACCGTGCGGACGAACTCCTCCGGGCTCAGCCGCTGGAGACGCTCGTCGAAGGGGAGCATGAGGGTCGCGTCGACGCCGAGCTCGGCGAGCAGCTCGATCTTCTGCCGGTTGCTGACGAGGCTCTGCGGCCGCGCGGCGGGCGCGAGGAGCGCGGCGGGGTGCCGGTCGAACGTGACGACGGCCGAGGACAGGCCCTCCTCCTCCGCGATGCCGAGGAGTCGCCGGATCACCGCGCGGTGCCCCGCGTGCACGCCGTCGAACTTGCCGATGGTGACGGCGCTCGGCCCGAAGCCGCCCGGCACGTCGGCCGGGTCGTGGACGACGAGCACGGTCAGCGGTCCCCGCGCACGGGGCGCT
This window of the Clavibacter sepedonicus genome carries:
- a CDS encoding VOC family protein, with the translated sequence MTYYDAFEVSPVPAPGPDAVAPEPFRGIYGMPSFVTIPTTDLAASVNFWTRGLDFFELFSVPTRLVHLRRWAFQDVLLIPTTSAPAQVPALSVSFACVLDQIHAIADACRALDPSAVGEPRDTPWGTRDVEVITPERARVVLTAAKPFDPASEAARNLEAIGITARGPGVVEDGGRAR
- a CDS encoding bifunctional riboflavin kinase/FAD synthetase, producing MLVVHDPADVPGGFGPSAVTIGKFDGVHAGHRAVIRRLLGIAEEEGLSSAVVTFDRHPAALLAPAARPQSLVSNRQKIELLAELGVDATLMLPFDERLQRLSPEEFVRTVLVDALRARVVLVGEDFRFGAQGAGDAATLTRLGEVHGFRTVVVGDVMPDGSRKVSSTWIRDLMDRGDVEAAAELLGRAPAVRGVVVHGEKRGRELGFPTANLSPEAEGLIPADGVYAGWLRDGDRTYPSAISVGTNPTFAGVRPRVVEAFVLDQTLDLYDHEVEVVFVARIRGMVAYEGREPLIAQMTDDVVRTRALLGA